A window of Ranitomeya variabilis isolate aRanVar5 chromosome 2, aRanVar5.hap1, whole genome shotgun sequence contains these coding sequences:
- the RPL39 gene encoding large ribosomal subunit protein eL39 — protein MSSHKTFRIKRFLAKKQKQNRPIPQWIRMKTGNKIRYNSKRRHWRRTKLGL, from the exons ATG TCGTCGCACAAGACCTTCAGAATTAAGAGGTTTCTTGCCAAAAAGCAGAAACAGAACAGACCAATCCCACAGTGGATTAGAATGAAGACTGGCAATAAGATCCG GTACAACTCCAAGAGGAGACACTGGAGAAGGACCAAGCTCGGCCTGTAA